The window CCAACTCGTCCACCCATTCCTGGCGATCGGGGTTATTCCAGTCGCGGTGCGCGACACGCTTCCATGCCGGGTTGCGCTGCTCCCAGTGCGTTTGCCAGTGCGACGGGCCCGAGTTCCAGATTCCCGCCAATGTCAATACGTCGCAATCCATTACCCCTCCGCGTCAGTCGTTTGATTACGTCGATTGTACGACTAATGACGGGGACCAGCTGCGCACCCGGCCACCCATGCCGCCTTGGCATCGCGCATGCAGCGGCCGAGCGCTTGCGACGGCGTGCCTTGCCGCCGCAAGCATCAACGGCATGCGGCCCGCTTAGCGCGCGCCCTTGCTCACCTTGATCCAGTTCAGGTTCCAGCCGCCCTGTTTCGCGTAGATGCCGAATGCATGGCTGCCGGCTGCCAGCGTCACGGTCTTGTTGACCGAGGCCCAGTTCTGCCAGCCGCCGGTGGCGGGAATGGCCACCGTGGCGTGGGTCGGCTTGCCGCCGGCTTCCTCGAAACTCAGTTCGCCTCCGCCCGGGCTGGCGACCCGGAATTCGATGGTGTAGTTCCCGCTTTCGGGAATGAGCACGGGCGCGTTGGTGTACGACATCCAGTCGCCGCTGTCGATATGGCTGGCGTTCCTGCCGCCGCCTGCGTCGCTGGTCTGCTCGGACTCCACGCCGCTCATGGCCGCATGGTCCTCGGCCTGGATCAGCGCGATCTGCCCGCCCGATCCGGCCGCGGCGATGCTGATCCAGTTCAGGTTAAAGCCGCCAGCCTTGGCCGCGATCCCGATCGACTGCTTGCCGGCCGGGAGCTGCACGTCGTGCGATATGGTGCTCCAGGTCTGCCAGCCGCCGGTCGCGGCCACCGCCTTGGTGCCGAATACCGGGCTGCCGCCGGCCCGTTCCAGACTGATGTTGCCGCCGCCATTGGCGCTGGCCACACGGTAGGACACCGTGTACAGGCCGGCCGATGGCACGTCGACGGTGTAGTTCATCCAGTCGCCGCTGTCGATGTAGCCGACGTTCTGGCCGCCGCCGGCGTCGCCGGTCGATTCAAGCTGCACGCCGCTCATCTGGCAGTACGCTTCGGCCTGGATGGTGGCCGGTACCGTGGCCGTCGTGCAGCCCGTGTCGGACGTGGATGGCCAGTTGCGCACGGTCTCGCGGGCTTGCTTGCCCGATTCGGTCAGGTCCCAGTTGGCCCAGCCGCCGGTGGCGCTGGCGCCCGGCACCAGGCTGGCCGAACCCTCCCTGGCATCATCGAGCGCCCAGTTGGCGTTGCTGATGTTGTGCTTCTTCATGAAGTCGATCCAGGCATTGGTTTCGGGGTAGTTGACACCACCGTTGCCGTCGGCGTTGACCGAACCCCATTCGGTCACGAACAGGGCCAGGCCGTTGTTCATGGCGGTGGCGGCCTTCTCGCGCAAGAATTGTCCATGGGTGCCGGCGTAGAAGTGCAGGGTGTAGGCGATGTTGCTGTGGCCCGTGATCGGATTGCGCGAGGCGATGTCGGCATCCTGCGACCAGTGCGGCGAGCCGACGATGATCAGGTTGTCCGGGTCGATCGCGCGGATCGCCGCGATCACCGCCTGCGCGTACGGCTTGACGTTGGCGTCCCAGGTCACATCGTCCTTGGGTTCGTTGTAGATTTCGTAGATGACGTGCTTGTTGTTGCCGTAGGTGCGCGCCATCTCCTGGAAAAAGGCGATCGCTTCGTTCTGGTGGCGGAAGGCGTAGTGCGAGTGCCAGTCGATGATGACGTACATGTCCTTGGCGATGGCGGCGTCCACCACGGCCTTGACGCGCGCCTTGTTCGCGGCCGGGAACTGGATGTAGCCGCCCGGTTCTTCCACGCCCATGGCGGCGCGCACCAGTCTGGCCTTCCAGTCGTCCTTGAGCCAGCCGACCGCGCCGGCGTTGTAGAAGCGCTCCCCGGGCCAGCCGGTATTGGACCAGTACATGCTGCTGCCGCTGATGCTGCCCGGTTTGCCGCCGACCAGCACCTGGTTGCCGCTGACCGACAGCGCCGGCACGTCGGCCAGCGCGGCGCCGGCGCACAGCGACAGCGCCAGGGCGATGAGGGTGGTGCGGAAAGTCGGACGTGATACTGCTGCATTGCTGAGGGTCATGCTCATCGCTATTGTCTCCTGAGTGGATGTTCGTGAGCGAGGGGCGACGGGCCAGTGGCGGGATCGGGCTTGGTGCCATCTCGATGCTTCATTCGGCGCGCGTGGCGCCTCGGCAGTCCCTGAGGTTATAGGTGAAATCGTTTTCAGGTGACTGTGGAGCATTTGACATCAGCGTGCTGGCGAAGTCAATGGAAACGTTCCCGCATTGCGTCGCGGAAGATACACTGACTTACGGCAAGTGCAGCCGGGAAGTGCGTTTTGAACCGCTTACAGCGCCGTGCGCAGCGCGAACAGCTCCGGAAACAGCACCACGTCGAGCATCTTGCGCAGGTAGCTCACGCCGGCGGTGCCGCCGGTGCCGGTTTTAAAACCGATGATGCGTTCGACCGTCGTCACGTGGCGGAAGCGCCAGAAGCGGAATGCCGTCTCCAGGTCGACCAGCTTTTCGGCCAGTTCGTACAAGGCCCAGTGCTGCGATGGTTCCTGGTACACGGCCAGCCAGGCCGCCTTGACCGATTCGTCGGCGGCGGTGGGCAGGGTCCAGTCGGCGTTGAGGCGTTCCGGCGCGATGGCAAAGCCGCTGCGCGCGAGCAGCATCACCGCTTCGTCGTACACGGACGGCGCGCGCAGCTCGCGGTCGAGCACCGCGTGGGCCGCCGGCGCGGTTTCGTGGACGCCCAGCAGGGCGGCATTCTTGTTCCCAAGCAGGAATTCGAGTTCGCGGTACTGGTGCGACTGAAAGCCCGACGACGCGCCCAGGAATGGGCGGATGGCGGTGTACTCGGGCGGCGTCATGGTGGCCAGCACGTCCCAGGCGTGCACCAGCTGGTCCATGATGCGCGCCACCCGCGCCAGCATCTTGAAGGCGGGCGCCAGTTCGCCGGCGCGCAGGTTCACGCGCACGGCCTGCAGTTCGTGCAGCATCAGCTTGAGCCACAGTTCGCTGGTCTGGTGCTGCACGATGAACAGCATTTCATTGTGATTGGGCGAGCGCGGATGCTGGGCGTTGAGGATCTGGTCGAGCCCCAGGTAATCGCCATAGCTCATCGCTTCGCTGAAATCCATCTTGGCGCCGTGCCATTGGGCCGGGCATTTTGCTTCATCGGACATGATTCGCTTTCAGGTAACGGCGCCGCGGCTGGCGGCAATATCGTAGGCTTGGTCGTCGAGGATCTGGCGCAGGATCTCGACCGCATCCCATACATCGGCGAAGCTGGTGTACAGCGGCGTGAAGCCGAAGCGCATGATGGCCGGCTCGCGGTAGTCGCCGATGACGCCGCGCGCGATCAGCGCTTGCATCACCGCGTAGCCGTGCGGGTGGGTGAAGCTGACCTGGCTGCCGCGCCTTGTGTGCTCGCGCGGGGTGGCAAGACCGAGCGGATGGGTGGCGCAGCGCGTCTCAACCAGGTCGATGAACGCATCGGTCAGGGCCAGCGACTTGGCGCGGATGGCGTGCATGTCGGTCTGTTCGAACACCTCCAGCCCGCACTCGACCAGGGTCAGCGAGACGATCGGCTGGGTGCCGCACAGCGCGCGCCCGATGCCGGCGGTGGGCGTGAATTCGGGCGCCATGGCGAAGGGCTTGGCGTGGCCCCACCAGCCCGACAGCGGCTGGCTGAAGGCGCCCTGGTGGCGTTCGGGCACCCAGATGAAGGCCGGGGCGCCCGGGCCGCCGTTGAGGTACTTGTAGGTGCAGCCGACGGCCAGGTCGGCGCCGTCGCGCTGCAGGTCGACGGGGACGGCGCCGGCCGAATGGGCCAGGTCCCACAGGATCAGCGCCCCTTGCGCGTGCGCGTGGCGGCTCATGGCGGCCATGTCGTGCTGGTAGCCGGTGCGGTAGTTGACGTGGGTGAGCATGACGACGGCGCAGTCGGCGCCGATGGCGGCCGGCAGTTCTTCCGCAGAGTCGACCAGGCGCACCTGGTAGCCGCGGTCGAGCCAGCTGGTCAGGCCCTGGGCCATATATATGTCAGTGGGGAAGTTGCCGCGCTCGGTGACGATGACCTTGCGCCCAGGGGCGCCGGACTGCATGTGCAGGGCCGAAGCGAGTGCCTTGAACAGGTTGAGCGAGGTGGTGTCGTTGACAACGACTTCACCGGCGCGCGCGCCGATCAGGGGAGCCAGGCGGTCGCCGAGGCGCTTGGGCAGGTCGAACCAGCCGGCCGTGTTCCAGCTGCGGATCAGGTCCTGGCCCCATTCGCGCGCGATCACGTCCTGGGCGCGGGCGAGCGCGGCGCGCGGACGGGCGCCCAGCGAGTTGCCGTCGAGGTAGATTACACCCTCGGGCAAGTCGAATTGCTGGCGCAGGGGGGCGAGGGCGTCGCCGGCGTCGAGGGCAAGACAGTCGTTACGGTTCATCGTTCACCTCAAGAAATACTTTAGGCTTCATCTAATTTAAGCCGGTGCGGGAGTGTAGCAAGAATTCGGCGCGGATTGGCAGCCTGGCATGGCTTTGCTGTAGGGGAGTTAGCCGGAGCTGAATCGCTCCGGCGCGGCAAGCTGCGCCCTTTCCGGATGCGCGCCTGCTACGGATGAGTTGTATCTGCGACACACTTAAATTTTTCGCCACAAAAATTTCTGAAAAAAGATGCATTCGGGCCCTAAAGTTTCGTCCGGGCATGCCGCTAACAACTCAGACACGGGGGAATCCGAAGAATAATTTGAATTCTTTTCAAATTATTTTAAAAAAACCCTCAAGTTCTCCAGCAGTTTGACGTAACCGGTACAAGACGACAGAAAAACCGCGTCGACGGGTCAGTTACACCGCGTCCCACAAATCGCTTTTCCGCCCTGGTTTCATAGGGGCGCGACCATGATCCGGCAGTGTTCGTAGGACGAACACCTACGGACTCGCCTCATCTGTACCTCACCCAAAATACAGGCGCGCGCCTATTCTCGTATTGTTGCTGTACAGTCAGAATCTATCTCACTGGCAATACGAACACAGCGCCAGATTTCAACGGATTGAAGGAGACGGAAAATGACTGCGAACGACATGATGGCTGAAATTCGTGATGCGAACCTGAGCTACCTGATGCTCGCCCAGCAGATGATTCGCGCCGACAAAGTGACCGCGATCTTCCGTCTCGGGATTTCGGCGGACATCGCTGAACTGATCGAAAACATGAGCAATTCCCAGATCCTGAAGCTGGCCGGCGGCAACATGATGCTGGCGCGCTTCCGTTTCGACGACAGTGCTATTCTGTCGATGTTGACCAACAACAGCAAAGACCGCGTTCTCGCCCAGTCCCACGCCGCCATCCTGATGGCCGGCCAGGCAGTCGAAGAAATCGTTTAAAGCTCGTTGGCTTTTTTGCAGCAAGCGCCGCTGAAAACAGCAACGTCGGGAGTCCTCATGTCCAAGAAAAGCGTCGTATCGGAAGCCCAGGAAATCCAGCTGGCGATCGAATTGATTCACCTTGGCGCCCGGCTGCAACTGCTCGAAACCGAGGTCTCGCTCTCGCGCGAACGCCTTCTCAAGCTGTACAAGGAACTCAAGGGCGTCTCGCCGCCCAAAGGCATGCTGCCTTTCTCGACCGACTGGTTCCTCACCTGGCAGCCGAATATCCATTCCTCGCTGTTCATCAATATCCATAAATTCCTCACCGACCACGCCGGCGCCACCGGCATCGAAGCGGTCATGAAGGCGTACAAGCTGTACCTCGAACAGATGCCGCCCGAGCCCGGTGTCGAACCGCTGCTGTCGCTGACGCGCGCGTGGACTCTGGTGCGCTTCTTCCAGAGCAAGATGCTGGCCATGGCCCCGTGCGACAAGTG of the Massilia violaceinigra genome contains:
- the kynU gene encoding kynureninase, translating into MNRNDCLALDAGDALAPLRQQFDLPEGVIYLDGNSLGARPRAALARAQDVIAREWGQDLIRSWNTAGWFDLPKRLGDRLAPLIGARAGEVVVNDTTSLNLFKALASALHMQSGAPGRKVIVTERGNFPTDIYMAQGLTSWLDRGYQVRLVDSAEELPAAIGADCAVVMLTHVNYRTGYQHDMAAMSRHAHAQGALILWDLAHSAGAVPVDLQRDGADLAVGCTYKYLNGGPGAPAFIWVPERHQGAFSQPLSGWWGHAKPFAMAPEFTPTAGIGRALCGTQPIVSLTLVECGLEVFEQTDMHAIRAKSLALTDAFIDLVETRCATHPLGLATPREHTRRGSQVSFTHPHGYAVMQALIARGVIGDYREPAIMRFGFTPLYTSFADVWDAVEILRQILDDQAYDIAASRGAVT
- a CDS encoding cellulase family glycosylhydrolase; the protein is MSMTLSNAAVSRPTFRTTLIALALSLCAGAALADVPALSVSGNQVLVGGKPGSISGSSMYWSNTGWPGERFYNAGAVGWLKDDWKARLVRAAMGVEEPGGYIQFPAANKARVKAVVDAAIAKDMYVIIDWHSHYAFRHQNEAIAFFQEMARTYGNNKHVIYEIYNEPKDDVTWDANVKPYAQAVIAAIRAIDPDNLIIVGSPHWSQDADIASRNPITGHSNIAYTLHFYAGTHGQFLREKAATAMNNGLALFVTEWGSVNADGNGGVNYPETNAWIDFMKKHNISNANWALDDAREGSASLVPGASATGGWANWDLTESGKQARETVRNWPSTSDTGCTTATVPATIQAEAYCQMSGVQLESTGDAGGGQNVGYIDSGDWMNYTVDVPSAGLYTVSYRVASANGGGNISLERAGGSPVFGTKAVAATGGWQTWSTISHDVQLPAGKQSIGIAAKAGGFNLNWISIAAAGSGGQIALIQAEDHAAMSGVESEQTSDAGGGRNASHIDSGDWMSYTNAPVLIPESGNYTIEFRVASPGGGELSFEEAGGKPTHATVAIPATGGWQNWASVNKTVTLAAGSHAFGIYAKQGGWNLNWIKVSKGAR
- the kynA gene encoding tryptophan 2,3-dioxygenase; its protein translation is MSDEAKCPAQWHGAKMDFSEAMSYGDYLGLDQILNAQHPRSPNHNEMLFIVQHQTSELWLKLMLHELQAVRVNLRAGELAPAFKMLARVARIMDQLVHAWDVLATMTPPEYTAIRPFLGASSGFQSHQYRELEFLLGNKNAALLGVHETAPAAHAVLDRELRAPSVYDEAVMLLARSGFAIAPERLNADWTLPTAADESVKAAWLAVYQEPSQHWALYELAEKLVDLETAFRFWRFRHVTTVERIIGFKTGTGGTAGVSYLRKMLDVVLFPELFALRTAL
- the flhD gene encoding flagellar transcriptional regulator FlhD, with translation MTANDMMAEIRDANLSYLMLAQQMIRADKVTAIFRLGISADIAELIENMSNSQILKLAGGNMMLARFRFDDSAILSMLTNNSKDRVLAQSHAAILMAGQAVEEIV
- the flhC gene encoding flagellar transcriptional regulator FlhC — encoded protein: MSKKSVVSEAQEIQLAIELIHLGARLQLLETEVSLSRERLLKLYKELKGVSPPKGMLPFSTDWFLTWQPNIHSSLFINIHKFLTDHAGATGIEAVMKAYKLYLEQMPPEPGVEPLLSLTRAWTLVRFFQSKMLAMAPCDKCQGKFVVDCLDLNHAYQCGLCNMPSRAGKTKKVKDAKDAKDASDAKDAHDAAAALHGA